A region of Jaculus jaculus isolate mJacJac1 chromosome 16, mJacJac1.mat.Y.cur, whole genome shotgun sequence DNA encodes the following proteins:
- the Stard3nl gene encoding STARD3 N-terminal-like protein encodes MNHLPEDMENSLTGSQSSHASMRDVHSINPTQLMARIESYEGREKKGISDVRRTFCLFVTFDLLFVTLLWIIELNVNGGIENTLRKEVIHYDYYSSYFDIFLLAVFRFKVLVLAYAVCRLRHWWAIALTTAVTSAFLLAKVILSKLFSQGAFGYVLPIISFILAWIETWFLDFKVLPQEAEEENRLLIVQDTSDRAVLVPAGLSDGQFYSPPESEAGSEEAAEEKQDSEKLLLEL; translated from the exons ATGAACCACCTGCCCGAAGACATGGAGAATTCTCTGACTGGAAGCCAGAGCTCCCATGCTTCTATGCGTGATGTCCATTCCATTAACCCCACCCAGCTCATGGCCAGGATTGAGTCCtatgaaggaagggaaaagaaaggcatATCTGATGTCAGGAggactttctgtttgtttgtcacCTTTGACCTCTTATTTGTAACATTACTGTGGATAATAGAATTAAAT GTGAATGGGGGCATTGAGAACACGCTGAGGAAGGAGGTGATCCATTATGACTACTACTCCTCTTACTTTGACATATTT CTGTTGGCAGTTTTCCGATTTAAGGTGTTGGTACTTGCCTATGCTGTGTGCAGGCTGCGGCACTGGTGGGCAATAGCG TTGACGACAGCAGTGACCAGTGCCTTTTTATTAGCAAAAGTGATCCTCTCAAAG CTTTTCTCTCAAGGGGCATTTGGCTATGTGCTGCCCATCATTTCATTCATCCTTGCTTGGATTGAGACGTGGTTCTTGGACTTCAAAGTGTTAcctcaggaagcagaagaagAAAACA GACTCCTGATCGTTCAGGATACATCAGACAGGGCTGTCCTTGTCCCTGCAGGGCTTTCTGATGGTCAGTTTTATTCTCCTCCTGAGTCTGAAGCAG GATCTGAAGAAGCAGCTGAGGAAAAGCAGGACAGTGAGAAGCTGCTTCTAGAGCTCTGA